CCCAGCTCAAACATGTTCAGGGCAAATATATACCTGAAGAAATTAAATGTGTATGGGGAGGCAATGGAGACAGGCAGCATGGGTACAGCTGCACAAACAATACCGTATCAAGAAGCAGCATCAACATAGTATTgccctctccccatcctcttACCTGTCACTGTACACAGAGCGCTCAAAGACCTGCACAGGGACGCCCTCTGCTCTGAGCAGGCGTGCTGGTGGTGGCTGCAGCTGGGTGCGCATGCGGCTCATGCAGGAGTTGGTCTGAAAGGTGTAGGACCAGCGCTGAGGGTCCTGGTACATCATATCCAACAGGTTACTGACCGTCTGCTGATGAGATGGGCCAGAACCAAGTGACCAAGCAATTAGATAATACATACAATAAACAACGATTTTCCCCAGCCCGTCTCTCTTATTGATTATCCATTCATGACCCACATTCATAAGCTGTCAACATTGGTGATGAACTTACTTGTGAAGACCCACTCTCGATGCTCTGCCATTTCCCCACGGGCTCGGGAACCACTTCCCAGTCTTGGCCAGCAAACTGCAGGAGTCGCGCGAAAGTCGACTTTCCTACCGCTGAACATGGCATAGAACAAGAATAGCATCACCAAACCAGGCAAGTCAatgctcttcttcttctttaccggcagttggcatccaacgttaatggtgcattaccgccaccagctGGACGGGGTATTGAATAAGAAACTACAAAAACATTGCGCGAAAGGGGGAAAACGACATCATACAAAATAAAACACGTCAACTAAGAAAACCCATCCCACTACTTCAATCACGGTCCACTCCAAAATACATCTCTACACAGGCTCAGGGGCTGTGATGGCGGTACATTCACCGACAGTAAATCTTGCTCGGCATCGGCTGTGAATCACGAAGACCCAAAAAACGTTCAGCGGTATTCACAATGATTCCAATTTTCTTAGGCTTCTTCTCCGCTTGTGCTGTACAGCTTATGACCATTtcaataaataatacaaagtccacctttttaacatgtAGCATTTCACTATCCCTCAGTTGATGAGAACCCTTCACTGGTCGTGGTGGTACCATTGTTTCTTCTCAGCCACTCGTTCTTCTCCCCGCCTCTAGATAGGAGACACACTGGACACTCCttaccacctcattctccttcaccccaACAGGGCACTCCAGGCACTCAGGCGCATGTTCACCTCCACAATTTCATTTAATCTAGCATACGATACTCTTCCCTTCTGCACTTTTACATTTATGACACTGAAGGGGCTTGTGCACAAAATCTCTTACAGGGTATCTCATGAATCCTAACTTTATATGAGAAGGGAGAGACTCTTCATCAAAGAACAGTAGCATGGATGAAGTTAATTTATTTTCTCCATCCACAATACAGGTCAGTCGacgtgcaccaaccactccatCGATGTCTTCAGTAATATCCTCTGCCTTTATTTCTTGCGCCACCCCAGAAATAAACCCCTTGATAGGCGCCCGGTTACGAAAATCCATACAGGAAACATTCCACTCAGATATCTTTTTGAGTCTTAAAACACGCTTCTGCTCAGCAGACACACAAAAAATCAAAATAAGACCACTTCTTGTGACTCACCGACTCCAcactttcctccaacacattcaaTATTTTCCTCGAGAAGTTAAACGGATTTCCCAAGTAACATTGATCCAAAACCCTGACTCCGACTAAAAACCAGTCTAGTGGTTTCCTATTTTCCACCACAGCTTTACTTGTCGTTTCTTTTTTCTTCGCCACTGTAACCCACTCATTCTCACTTTCTCTACTATTAGCTTCATTCGACTCACTAACAGTTTCAAACAAAACCTCAGTTTCTGCCAAGTCAATACTCTACTCTTGTCACCTCTATTTAGTTTACTTCAACTGTCTGAAAATCATGCTCACACTTACCAATGTTGCCTTCAATAGAGACCCTCTTAACTCGGTTAATGTCGTCCATTGGCCCGGTGCTAGAATGACAGTGTGCTGAGCTCGAGAGGCAGCGTTTGGTCGCCCTTCTCGCCATTGTTGCGTAGAGAAGCACTGGATTTTCGTCTTGGCGTGTTCTCAAAACATGCCGCTTCACCTTCTGAACAGATCCCATATATCGCGACGTGAGGTTTTTACAGTGAGAAACCAGATTCAACACCATGGACT
The DNA window shown above is from Coregonus clupeaformis isolate EN_2021a chromosome 18, ASM2061545v1, whole genome shotgun sequence and carries:
- the dguok gene encoding deoxyguanosine kinase, mitochondrial isoform X2, producing the protein MYSFHQSMVLNLVSHCKNLTSRYMGSVQKVKRHVLRTRQDENPVLLYATMARRATKRCLSSSAHCHSSTGPMDDINRVKRVSIEGNIAVGKSTFARLLQFAGQDWEVVPEPVGKWQSIESGSSQTVSNLLDMMYQDPQRWSYTFQTNSCMSRMRTQLQPPPARLLRAEGVPVQVFERSVYSDRYIFALNMFELGCINSTEWAVYQDWHSFLVEQFGRQVELEGIIYLRAPPQKCMERLERRGREEEKGVQLDYLEKLHTQHESWLIDKSTKLHFEQLTQVPVLLLDASLEFEEDPEVRAKLITQVKDFFSGL
- the dguok gene encoding deoxyguanosine kinase, mitochondrial isoform X1, whose translation is MYSFHQSMVLNLVSHCKNLTSRYMGSVQKVKRHVLRTRQDENPVLLYATMARRATKRCLSSSAHCHSSTGPMDDINRVKRVSIEGNIAVGKSTFARLLQFAGQDWEVVPEPVGKWQSIESGSSQQTVSNLLDMMYQDPQRWSYTFQTNSCMSRMRTQLQPPPARLLRAEGVPVQVFERSVYSDRYIFALNMFELGCINSTEWAVYQDWHSFLVEQFGRQVELEGIIYLRAPPQKCMERLERRGREEEKGVQLDYLEKLHTQHESWLIDKSTKLHFEQLTQVPVLLLDASLEFEEDPEVRAKLITQVKDFFSGL